AGCTATAAGTGCAAGTACCAACAAATGCTAATAGCGATAAAAGGTAGTAAAAACAAGAACAACACTTATATTTTAACAAACATTGATTCATTACAGGTCATAAAAGTGGCTTGACTATGGTTTAAGTGCAGGGGGTTTGCTATTATCAAGAGCGTGTTCCTTTATTTTTTACCTTTTTTTAATCCGCTACTGACCATTATTGGTTTTTTTATCGACTAAGTGAGCCAATTTGTTATGACTACCTCTATTGATGCAAATCCAGCCAATCGTCCACAACGTATCGCCAGTGTTGAGCGCAATACCGCAGAAACTCAAGTTAGCGTCACCGTTAACCTTGATGGTACCGGTCAAGGTACTATCGATACCGGTGTGCCTTTTTTAGACCATATGCTTGATCAAATCAAACGTCATGGTTTGTTTGATTTAGACGTCAAATGTAATGGTGACACCTATATTGATGATCATCACAGCGTAGAAGATACTGGTATTACCATTGGCCAAGCCTTTGCTAAAGCGTTAGGCGACAAAAAAGGCATTCGTCGTTATGGCCACTTTTATGCGCCACTTGATGAGTCACTAACCCGTGCGGTAGTTGATATCTCAGGCCGCCCTGGATTACATATGGACATTCCATTTACTCGCTCGCATGTGGGCAGCTTCGATGTGGATTTGTTTAGTGAATTCTTCTTTGGGTTTGTCAATCATGCGTGGATGACAGTACACCTAGATAACCTAAAAGGTAAAAACAGTCATCACCAAATTGAGAGTACCTTTAAAGCCTTTGCACGTGCTTTACGTATGGCCTGTGAATACGATGAAAGAGCATTAAACACCTTGCCATCAACCAAAGAAGCGCTGTAATATGCATCATAAAATCAAAGCGGTAGTCGCTGTGTCCGTAGTTACCGCTTTGATTGTGAATAGCATTGCATGAGTAATGCTAATAGGTTTATATGACTAAAATATCAATATAAGACATCCTTTATGACAAAAATTGCACTCCTAGATTACGGCATGGGCAACCTGCATTCTGCCAGTAAAGCATTGGCCACAGTAGGCGCAGATGTCTCTATTACCAATGATGCAGCGGTGATTAAAGCGGCTGATAAGATTGTATTCCCAGGGGTCGGTGCCATGCGTGATTGTATGGCGCAGATGCGTGAGCAGGGTATTGATCAAGCGGTACAACAAGCGGTATTTAATAAGCCAGTGATGGCCATTTGTGTGGGTATGCAGGCGTTATTTACTGAGTCTCTAGAGTTTGAGCGTACCGCTTGTTTGGATGTCTTACAAGGGCAGGTCAAAAAGTTTGATTCAGCTTGGCAAGATCAGGCTAGCGAAGCCATTAAGATTCCACACATGGGCTGGAATACCATATCAGAGATGGATTTAAGCCATCCGCTGTGGCAAGGCATTGATGAGCATGCTCACTTCTATTTTGTGCACAGTTACTACTGCGCACCAGAAGATGAGTCAGTGATTGCGGCTGTGTGTGACTATGGGCAGCCGTTTTGTGCCAGTGTTATCAAAGACAACCTATTTGCCACTCAGTTTCATCCAGAAAAAAGCCACAATGACGGGCTACAACTGCTAAAAAACTTCGTTGAGTGGAAAATATAAGCCTGCCAACCCTTTAAAACCTCTATTTTGATGGTCTGTTAATATTGCAACCGCTGTTAACAGACCGTTAAGCCATATAGAAAACATCAACAAATCATAACCCATCTTTTTAATCAGTCTCTTATACTATGGCGTTCGTCTAGTACGATTGCTTTTGCTTGGCTTTTAATGAGCAAGCTGTTCAAGATGAGCCGTGTCTGTGTGTCGCATCAATCTGTTGCGGCGGTAGGATATTTTAAAAATCTAAGATAGATATAAAACAATTAAGATGGAAATAAGTTAACGTGGTAGGTTTTCAACAATTTAAAATACAAGTGATTGAGACGACAGGTCTTGAAAGGGATGCCTTACATATCTATGTGGGTATCAGTGTGTTTTTAATCAGCTTAATGCTGACTAAACCCTTGTTCCGACGCTATCTTACTCGGCTTAATATTGCCCTATTGATGGCCACTTTCTTTGCCTTATTGGGTGAGTATCTCGACCTAAGCCATAACTATCCGCATATTACTGGCGATCATTTAGAAGCCAGTATTCATGATATTTTGAACACCTGCTTTTGGCCTTATATGTTATATGCAATCAACCGCTGGACCTCTTTATTCGATAAACAGTCCTAACTGGTTGCTGAGTAATAGAGAAAACCAGAGCCACTTAATAGAAGTGACTCTGGTTTTTTTTATGTAGTCTATTTAAACAATGTGCTAAAGTTTGACTTTGATGTCGTCATTAGAGTTTGACGTCGTTATTTAAGTTTGGTTTATTTTATTTAGTCTACTGTAGAGGAATGAAATGTGAATACAAAACTACTGAAACTGATGCTGGCCACTTCTTTATCTATTACCGCCCTTCCAGCAATGGCCGACACCTTACTGTGCACTTATACTGCAGAAATTACAGAAGGTGATAAATATAACTCTAGTGGCACACGTTTAAACTCAGTGTCTGCCATTATTAGACAAGACAGAGCCAATCTATATGCCTTTGATATGGGCGATTATGGTGACGAGTATGATTGCCTATTTAGTAGCAAATCACAACGTGCACGTATTCCAAAAATGCTTTCTGCTGGCTACATTTCTCCTCAAACCAAAAAAGCCATTTTATATGGTACGCCATACATTCAAGTGAGAGTGTACAAAAATAGCATCCGTGTTGATCGCTATTAATAGCTAAGCAATAAACAGCTAAAAAAATGCCCGACCAATTGGCCGGGCATTTTTTATTATTAATGGTTTACTAAACCGCCTAACTGATCACTAAGATCAGAGATCATTAAGATCTATTAGGCTTGGTTTTCAGCGGCAAGTTGACGTAACACATAGTGTAATACGCCGCCATGACGCACATATTCACGCTCTTTTGGTGTTTGTAGCATGACATTCACTTCAAAGCTCTCAGTGCTACCATCGGCACGAGTAG
Above is a window of Psychrobacter sp. FDAARGOS_221 DNA encoding:
- the hisB gene encoding imidazoleglycerol-phosphate dehydratase HisB, with protein sequence MTTSIDANPANRPQRIASVERNTAETQVSVTVNLDGTGQGTIDTGVPFLDHMLDQIKRHGLFDLDVKCNGDTYIDDHHSVEDTGITIGQAFAKALGDKKGIRRYGHFYAPLDESLTRAVVDISGRPGLHMDIPFTRSHVGSFDVDLFSEFFFGFVNHAWMTVHLDNLKGKNSHHQIESTFKAFARALRMACEYDERALNTLPSTKEAL
- the hisH gene encoding imidazole glycerol phosphate synthase subunit HisH; the protein is MTKIALLDYGMGNLHSASKALATVGADVSITNDAAVIKAADKIVFPGVGAMRDCMAQMREQGIDQAVQQAVFNKPVMAICVGMQALFTESLEFERTACLDVLQGQVKKFDSAWQDQASEAIKIPHMGWNTISEMDLSHPLWQGIDEHAHFYFVHSYYCAPEDESVIAAVCDYGQPFCASVIKDNLFATQFHPEKSHNDGLQLLKNFVEWKI